A genomic window from Salvia hispanica cultivar TCC Black 2014 chromosome 5, UniMelb_Shisp_WGS_1.0, whole genome shotgun sequence includes:
- the LOC125188627 gene encoding fibrillin protein 5 homolog isoform X1, which produces MAAIVATVGPAMAGVTAPNPYTLLPGPLWNSLHPAAVQARRDKTIRFGLLSSIKAVENRSDEVMAQETQEEEVEENLNISQIKQHLFAALQGINRGIFGVPSAKKSEIQNLVELLESQNPTPEPTLCLEKVAGAWKLIYSTISILGSKRTKLGLRDFINLGDFIQTINVDQGKAVNVIEFSARGLTVLSGQLTIDASFKIVSNSRVDISYQKSVITPDQLMNVFRKNYDLLLQIFNPDGWLEITYVDDALRIGRDDKGNIFILERIEIC; this is translated from the exons ATGGCGGCAATCGTAGCTACAGTTGGACCAGCAATGGCGGGTGTGACTGCACCGAATCCATACACTCTTCTTCCCGGTCCTCTTTGGAATTCTCTTCACC CAGCTGCAGTCCAGGCCCGTCGTGACAAGACCATTAGATTTGGATTACTTTCTTCTATCAAAGCTGTAGAAAACAGATCGGATGAGGTAATGGCACAAGAAACGCAAGAGGAAGAAGTAGAAGAGAATCTGAATATTTCCCAAATTAAACAGCACCTCTTTGCTGCTCTACAAG GCATAAATAGAGGCATATTTGGAGTGCCATCAGCCAAGAAAAGTGAAATCCAAAATTTGGTTGAGCTGCTCGAGTCTCAAAATCCCACACCTGAACCAACTCTCTGCTTAGAGAAG GTAGCTGGAGCTTGGAAGCTCATCTATAGCACCATTAGTATTCTCGGCTCAAAAAGAACTAAACTGGGATTGCGGGATTTCATTAACTTGGGAGACTTCATCCAAACAATAAATGTTGATCAG GGTAAAGCTGTAAATGTGATCGAGTTCAGTGCCAGAGGGCTGACTGTACTTAGTGGACAATTGACAATTGATGCATCTTTCAAGATTGTCTCAAATTCA CGAGTCGATATCAGTTACCAAAAGTCAGTGATCACCCCAGATCAG TTGATGAATGTTTTCCGTAAAAACTATGACCTGCTTCTACAAATATTCAACCCAGATGGCTGGCTCGAGATCAC ATATGTTGATGATGCGTTGAGAATCGGCAGAGATGATAAAGGAAATATCTTCATCTTAGAGAGAATAGAGATTTGCTGA
- the LOC125188388 gene encoding tubulin alpha-1 chain isoform X2, with amino-acid sequence MREIISVHIGQAGIQVGNSCWELYCLEHGIQPDGMMPSDTTVGVGNDAFNTFFSETGSGKHVPRAIFVDLEPTVIDEVRTGAYRQLFHPEQLISGKEDAANNFARGHYTVGKEIVDLCLDRVRKLADNCTGLQGFLVFNAVGGGTGSGLGSLLLERLSVDYGKKSKLGFTIYPSPQVSTAVVEPYNSVLSTHSLLEHTDVAVLLDNEAIYDICRRSLDIDRPTYTNLNRLISQIISSLTTSLRFDGAINVDITEFQTNLVPYPRIHFMLSSYAPMISAEKAYHEQLSVPEITNAVFEPSSMMAKCDPRHGKYMACCLMYRGDVVPKDVNAAVATIKTKRTVQFVDWCPTGFKCGINYQPPSVVPGGDLAKVQRAVCMISNNTAVAEVKVSSAKLVKIWLLSKKIMKKLVQKVLMTKTMKVKTTNVAGKSLAL; translated from the exons atgagagaaatcATAAGCGTACACATTGGGCAAGCAGGGATTCAGGTCGGTAATTCATGCTGGGAGCTCTATTGCCTCGAGCATGGCATCCAGCCCGATGGAATGATGCCtag TGACACAACGGTGGGTGTAGGAAACGATGCCTTCAACACCTTCTTTAGCGAGACTGGATCAGGGAAACATGTGCCGAGAGCTATTTTTGTTGATCTTGAGCCCACCGTCATTGATGAAGTTAGGACAGGGGCCTATCGCCAGCTCTTTCACCCCGAGCAGCTTATCTCCGGGAAGGAAGATGCTGCCAACAATTTCGCCCGAGGGCATTACACTG TTGGAAAAGAGATTGTCGACTTATGCCTTGACAGAGTGAGGAAGTTGGCTGATAACTGCACTGGTCTGCAAGGGTTCTTGGTTTTCAATGCTGTAGGTGGTGGTACTGGTTCTGGATTGGGCTCGTTGCTTTTGGAGCGCTTGTCTGTGGACTATGGGAAAAAGTCGAAGCTTGGCTTCACCATCTATCCTTCTCCCCAG GTGTCCACTGCAGTTGTTGAACCTTACAACAGTGTTCTTTCCACTCATTCGCTTCTCGAGCACACAGATGTGGCTGTGCTGTTGGACAATGAAGCCATCTATGATATTTGCCGGAGGTCATTGGATATTGATAGGCCTACATACACCAATTTGAATCGTTTGATTTCCCAAATCATATCTTCCTTGACTACTTCTCTACGGTTCGATGGAGCCATTAATGTGGATATTACAGAGTTCCAGACTAACCTCGTGCCATATCCTCGCATCCATTTCATGCTGTCATCATATGCACCCATGATCTCAGCCGAGAAAGCATACCACGAGCAACTATCAGTCCCTGAGATCACAAATGCAGTGTTTGAGCCCTCGAGCAtgatggcaaaatgtgacccCCGTCACGGGAAGTACATGGCGTGCTGCTTGATGTACCGTGGAGATGTTGTCCCCAAGGATGTCAACGCAGCTGTTGCTACCATCAAAACTAAGCGGACTGTTCAGTTCGTGGACTG GTGCCCTACCGGCTTCAAATGTGGAATCAACTACCAACCTCCTAGCGTCGTACCCGGTGGCGATCTTGCCAAGGTGCAGCGTGCCGTGTGTATGATCAGCAACAACACAGCAGTCGCTGAAGT GAAGGTGAGTTCAGCGAAGCTCGTGAAGATTTGGCTGCTCTCGAAAAAGATTATGAAGAAGTTGGTGCAGAAGGTGTTGATGACGAAGACGATGAAGGTGAAGACTACTAACGTAGCTGGTAAAAGTTTGGCACTTTAA
- the LOC125188627 gene encoding fibrillin-5, chloroplastic isoform X2 encodes MAAIVATVGPAMAGVTAPNPYTLLPGPLWNSLHPAAVQARRDKTIRFGLLSSIKAVENRSDEVMAQETQEEEVEENLNISQIKQHLFAALQGINRGIFGVPSAKKSEIQNLVELLESQNPTPEPTLCLEKVAGAWKLIYSTISILGSKRTKLGLRDFINLGDFIQTINVDQRVDISYQKSVITPDQLMNVFRKNYDLLLQIFNPDGWLEITYVDDALRIGRDDKGNIFILERIEIC; translated from the exons ATGGCGGCAATCGTAGCTACAGTTGGACCAGCAATGGCGGGTGTGACTGCACCGAATCCATACACTCTTCTTCCCGGTCCTCTTTGGAATTCTCTTCACC CAGCTGCAGTCCAGGCCCGTCGTGACAAGACCATTAGATTTGGATTACTTTCTTCTATCAAAGCTGTAGAAAACAGATCGGATGAGGTAATGGCACAAGAAACGCAAGAGGAAGAAGTAGAAGAGAATCTGAATATTTCCCAAATTAAACAGCACCTCTTTGCTGCTCTACAAG GCATAAATAGAGGCATATTTGGAGTGCCATCAGCCAAGAAAAGTGAAATCCAAAATTTGGTTGAGCTGCTCGAGTCTCAAAATCCCACACCTGAACCAACTCTCTGCTTAGAGAAG GTAGCTGGAGCTTGGAAGCTCATCTATAGCACCATTAGTATTCTCGGCTCAAAAAGAACTAAACTGGGATTGCGGGATTTCATTAACTTGGGAGACTTCATCCAAACAATAAATGTTGATCAG CGAGTCGATATCAGTTACCAAAAGTCAGTGATCACCCCAGATCAG TTGATGAATGTTTTCCGTAAAAACTATGACCTGCTTCTACAAATATTCAACCCAGATGGCTGGCTCGAGATCAC ATATGTTGATGATGCGTTGAGAATCGGCAGAGATGATAAAGGAAATATCTTCATCTTAGAGAGAATAGAGATTTGCTGA
- the LOC125190071 gene encoding transcription repressor MYB6-like: MRSPSSKVEKAKAGLKKGPWTEEEDELLRSCIKREGEGGWRTLPQKAGLLRCGKSCRLRWMNYLRPTVKRGHISPDEDDLILRLHRLLGNRWSLIAGRIPGRTDNEIKNYWNTRLSKKLISQGIDPKTHQPFNPSPSITHQPFNPNPLINHQPFNLNLSINHNQSFSNPNPSINPNHSLYNPNPSINHSHSLHNPNPSIKHNPNPSINHNHSLKSPNLSMNPNHPLDNPNPSINLDHPLNNPNPPNNPNHPLINNPDAHNQDGDEGMLDCFDDDDSFSLFLNSFMNDEMFISSSHQQ; this comes from the exons ATGAGAAGCCCGTCGTCGAAAGTCGAGAAGGCGAAGGCCGGGCTGAAGAAGGGGCCGTGGACGGAGGAGGAGGACGAGCTGCTGAGGAGCTGCATAAAGAGAGAGGGCGAGGGGGGTTGGCGGACTTTGCCGCAGAAGGCGGGGCTCCTCCGCTGCGGGAAGAGCTGCCGCCTCCGTTGGATGAACTACCTCCGCCCCACCGTCAAGCGCGGCCACATCTCCCCCGACGAGGACGATCTCATCCTCCGCCTCCACCGCCTCCTCGGCAATag GTGGTCATTAATAGCTGGAAGAATTCCCGGGCGTACTGACAACGAGATTAAGAACTATTGGAACACTCGTCTAAGCAAGAAGCTAATTAGTCAAGGAATTGATCCCAAAACTCACCAACCCTTCAACCCCAGTCCCTCCATTACTCACCAACCTTTCAACCCTAATCCCCTCATTAATCACCAACCTTTCAACCTTAATCTCTCCATTAATCATAACCAATCATTTAGCAACCCTAATCCCTCCATTAATCCTAACCATTCACTTTACAACCCTAATCCCTCCATCAATCATAGCCATTCACTTCACAACCCTAATCCCTCCATTAAACATAACCCCAATCCATCCATTAATCACAACCATTCACTTAAAAGCCCTAATCTCTCCATGAATCCTAACCATCCacttgacaaccctaatcccTCCATTAATCTTGACCATCCACTTAACAACCCTAATCCCCCTAATAATCCTAACCATCCACTAATTAACAACCCTGATGCACACAATCAAGATGGAGATGAAGGAATGCTAGATTGCTTCGATGACGACGACTCTTTCTCTTTATTCTTGAACTCGTTCATGAATGATGAAATGTTCATCAGCAGCAGCCACCAGCAGTGA
- the LOC125188388 gene encoding tubulin alpha-3 chain isoform X1 produces the protein MREIISVHIGQAGIQVGNSCWELYCLEHGIQPDGMMPSDTTVGVGNDAFNTFFSETGSGKHVPRAIFVDLEPTVIDEVRTGAYRQLFHPEQLISGKEDAANNFARGHYTVGKEIVDLCLDRVRKLADNCTGLQGFLVFNAVGGGTGSGLGSLLLERLSVDYGKKSKLGFTIYPSPQVSTAVVEPYNSVLSTHSLLEHTDVAVLLDNEAIYDICRRSLDIDRPTYTNLNRLISQIISSLTTSLRFDGAINVDITEFQTNLVPYPRIHFMLSSYAPMISAEKAYHEQLSVPEITNAVFEPSSMMAKCDPRHGKYMACCLMYRGDVVPKDVNAAVATIKTKRTVQFVDWCPTGFKCGINYQPPSVVPGGDLAKVQRAVCMISNNTAVAEVFSRIDHKFDLMYSKRAFVHWYVGEGMEEGEFSEAREDLAALEKDYEEVGAEGVDDEDDEGEDY, from the exons atgagagaaatcATAAGCGTACACATTGGGCAAGCAGGGATTCAGGTCGGTAATTCATGCTGGGAGCTCTATTGCCTCGAGCATGGCATCCAGCCCGATGGAATGATGCCtag TGACACAACGGTGGGTGTAGGAAACGATGCCTTCAACACCTTCTTTAGCGAGACTGGATCAGGGAAACATGTGCCGAGAGCTATTTTTGTTGATCTTGAGCCCACCGTCATTGATGAAGTTAGGACAGGGGCCTATCGCCAGCTCTTTCACCCCGAGCAGCTTATCTCCGGGAAGGAAGATGCTGCCAACAATTTCGCCCGAGGGCATTACACTG TTGGAAAAGAGATTGTCGACTTATGCCTTGACAGAGTGAGGAAGTTGGCTGATAACTGCACTGGTCTGCAAGGGTTCTTGGTTTTCAATGCTGTAGGTGGTGGTACTGGTTCTGGATTGGGCTCGTTGCTTTTGGAGCGCTTGTCTGTGGACTATGGGAAAAAGTCGAAGCTTGGCTTCACCATCTATCCTTCTCCCCAG GTGTCCACTGCAGTTGTTGAACCTTACAACAGTGTTCTTTCCACTCATTCGCTTCTCGAGCACACAGATGTGGCTGTGCTGTTGGACAATGAAGCCATCTATGATATTTGCCGGAGGTCATTGGATATTGATAGGCCTACATACACCAATTTGAATCGTTTGATTTCCCAAATCATATCTTCCTTGACTACTTCTCTACGGTTCGATGGAGCCATTAATGTGGATATTACAGAGTTCCAGACTAACCTCGTGCCATATCCTCGCATCCATTTCATGCTGTCATCATATGCACCCATGATCTCAGCCGAGAAAGCATACCACGAGCAACTATCAGTCCCTGAGATCACAAATGCAGTGTTTGAGCCCTCGAGCAtgatggcaaaatgtgacccCCGTCACGGGAAGTACATGGCGTGCTGCTTGATGTACCGTGGAGATGTTGTCCCCAAGGATGTCAACGCAGCTGTTGCTACCATCAAAACTAAGCGGACTGTTCAGTTCGTGGACTG GTGCCCTACCGGCTTCAAATGTGGAATCAACTACCAACCTCCTAGCGTCGTACCCGGTGGCGATCTTGCCAAGGTGCAGCGTGCCGTGTGTATGATCAGCAACAACACAGCAGTCGCTGAAGTGTTCTCGCGCATTGACCACAAATTCGACCTCATGTACTCCAAGAGAGCGTTTGTTCACTGGTACGTCGGTGAGGGAATGGAGGAAGGTGAGTTCAGCGAAGCTCGTGAAGATTTGGCTGCTCTCGAAAAAGATTATGAAGAAGTTGGTGCAGAAGGTGTTGATGACGAAGACGATGAAGGTGAAGACTACTAA
- the LOC125187937 gene encoding importin-5-like — translation MDAESTQIQQAQLAAILGADPVPFETLISHLMSSSNEQRSQAEAIFNLIKQNDPNSLVLKLGHLISSSVHQEARAMAAILLRKQLTRDDSYVWPSLTESTRSAVKNVLLSSLQSEESKSIVKKLCDTVSELASSLVPENQWPEILPFMFQCVTSSSPKLQESAFLMFSQLAQFIGETLTPYITDLHSVFLNVLNSSPNPDVKIAALSAVINFIQCLTSSSDRDRFQDLLPAMMRTLTESLNSGQEATAQEALELLIELAGTEPRFLRRQIVDVVGAMLQIAEAESLEEGTRHLAIEFVITLAEARERAPGMMRKLPQFISRLFANLMKMVLDVEDDPAWHSAEVKDEDAGETSNYGVGQECLDRLSIALGGNTIVPVASELFQAYFSAPEWEKHHAALIALAQIAEGCSKVMVKNLEPVVKMVLNSFQHPHPRVRWAAINAIGQLSTDLGPDLQIQFHQHVMPALAAAMDDFQNPRVQAHAASAVLNFSENCTPEILTPYLDGIVHKLLLLLQNSKQMVQEGALTALASVADSSQEHFQKYYDAVMPYLKVILENATDKSNRMLRAKAMECISLVGMAVGKEKFKEDAKQVMGVLMSLQGSQMETDDPTTSYMLQAWARLCKCLGQDFLPYMGVVMPPLLQSAQLKPDVVITSADSDNEIDESDDESMETITLGDKRIGIKTSVLEEKATACNMLCCYADELKEGFYPWIDQVAPTLVPLLKFYFHEEVRKAAVSAMPELLRSAKLAVEKGIAQGRNETYVKQLSDFIVPALVEALHKEPDIEICANMLDALNECIQISGSLLDESQVRSIVEEIKQVITASSSRKKERAERAKAEDFDDEEGELLKEEDEQEEEVFDQVGEILGTLIKTFKGSFLPFFDELSSYLMPMWGKDKSAEERRIAICIFDDVAEQCRDLALKYYDTYLPFLLEACNDESSDVRQAAVYGLGVCAEFGSSVFKPLVGEALSRLNVVIRHPNALQPDNVMAYDNAVSALGKICQYHRDSIDSAQVVPAWLNCLPIKGDVIEAKVVHDQLCSMVERSDLELLGPNNQHLPKIVSVFAEVLCTGKDLASEQTASRMVNLLRQLQQTLPPSTLASTWSALQPQQQLALQTILSS, via the exons ATGGACGCCGAGTCGACTCAGATTCAGCAGGCGCAATTGGCGGCGATTTTGGGGGCGGACCCCGTGCCGTTCGAAACCCTGATTTCTCACCTCATGTCCTCCTCCAACGAGCAGCGCTCCCAGGCCGAGGCAATCTTCAATTTGATCAAGCAGAACGATCCTAACTCGCTCGTGCTCAAGCTCGGCCACCTCATCTCCTCGTCCGTGCACCAGGAGGCGCGCGCCATGGCGGCGATTCTCCTGCGCAAGCAATTGACCCGCGACGACTCGTACGTGTGGCCGAGCCTCACCGAGTCGACTCGCTCCGCGGTTAAAAACGTGCTGCTGTCGTCGCTCCAGAGCGAGGAGTCGAAATCGATTGTTAAGAAGCTGTGCGACACGGTCTCGGAGCTCGCTTCTTCGCTCGTGCCGGAGAATCAGTGGCCGGAGATCCTGCCGTTTATGTTCCAGTGCGTGACTTCCAGTTCTCCGAAGCTGCAGGAATCGGCGTTCCTGATGTTCTCGCAGCTGGCGCAGTTCATCGGGGAGACTTTGACTCCGTATATAACTGATTTGCACTCTGTTTTCCTCAACGTGTTGAATAGTTCCCCCAATCCGGATGTGAAGATTGCGGCGCTGAGCGCTGTCATTAATTTTATCCAGTGCTTGACGAGCTCGAGCGATCGAGATAGGTTTCAGGATTTGTTACCGGCTATGATGAGGACATTGACTGAGTCACTGAACTCGGGGCAGGAGGCTACTGCGCAGGAGGCGTTGGAGCTGCTGATTGAGCTGGCAGGGACGGAACCGAGGTTTTTGAGGAGGCAGATTGTGGATGTTGTTGGCGCGATGTTGCAGATTGCTGAGGCTGAGAGTTTGGAGGAAGGCACGCGGCATCTGGCAATTGAGTTTGTGATTACCCTAGCGGAAGCAAGGGAAAGGGCACCGGGGATGATGCGCAAGTTGCCTCAGTTCATTAGCCGGCTTTTCGCCAATTTGATGAAGATGGTTTTGGATGTGGAGGATGATCCTGCGTGGCACAGTGCGGAAGTCAAGGACGAGGATGCAGGAGAGACGAGTAATTATGGTGTTGGGCAGGAATGCTTAGATAGGCTCTCGATAGCGCTCGGTGGGAATACAATTGTCCCTGTGGCGTCCGAGCTGTTTCAGGCCTATTTTTCTGCTCCTGAGTGGGAGAAGCATCACGCAGCACTCATTGCACTTGCACAGATTGCAGAGGGTTGCTCCaag GTGATGGTGAAAAATTTGGAACCAGTGGTAAAAATGGTCTTGAATTCTTTTCAACATCCTCATCCACGAGTgagatgggcggcaattaatgCAATTGGTCAGCTATCAACAGACTTGGGTCCAGATTTGCAAATTCAGTTCCATCAGCATGTCATGCCAGCTCTAGCTGCAGCTATGGATGATTTCCAAAATCCTCGAGTACAG GCACATGCAGCTTCAGCAGTGCTTAACTTCAGCGAAAACTGCACTCCAGAAATTTTGACACCTTACTTAGACGGGATAGTGCACAagcttcttctgcttcttcag AATTCGAAGCAAATGGTACAGGAGGGTGCCTTAACTGCTTTAGCTTCGGTAGCCGATTCATCTCAG GAACACTTCCAGAAATATTATGATGCAGTTATGCCTTACTTGAAAGTTATCTTAGAGAATGCCACTGACAAATCTAACCGCATGCTCCGTGCAAAAGCTATGGAGTGTATCAGCTTGGTGGGGATGGCTGTTGGAAAGGAGAAATTCAAGGAAGATGCTAAGCAG GTAATGGGAGTGCTTATGTCATTGCAAGGATCGCAAATGGAGACAGATGATCCTACTACCAGTTACATGCTACAA GCATGGGCCAGACTTTGCAAGTGCTTGGGGCAGGATTTTCTTCCTTATATGGGTGTGGTTATGCCTCCCCTGCTTCAGTCTGCTCAGCTAAAGCCTGATGTGGTCATTACATCTGCTGATTCAGACAATGAAATTGATGAATCGGATGATGAAAG CATGGAGACCATAACCCTCGGGGATAAAAGAATAGGGATTAAGACTAGTGTCCTAGAGGAGAAGGCTACTGCTTGCAATATGTTGTGCTGCTATGCTGATGAGTTAAAGGAAGGTTTTTACCCATGGATCGACCAG GTTGCCCCAACATTGGTTCcacttttgaaattttatttccatgaAGAAGTTAGGAAGGCTGCTGTCTCAG CAATGCCGGAACTGTTGCGATCTGCAAAATTGGCTGTCGAAAAAGGAATTGCCCAGGGTCGTAATGAAACTTATGTTAAGCAGCTATCAGACTTCATTGTTCCTGCTTTAGTGGAAGCCTTACACAAG GAACCTGATATAGAGATCTGTGCAAACATGTTGGATGCGTTGAACGAATGTATACAG ATTTCTGGATCTCTTTTAGATGAGAGCCAGGTTAGAAGCATTGTGGAAGAGATAAAGCAGGTGATCACAGCTAGCTCAAGTaggaaaaaagagagagcCGAGAGAGCCAAAGCTGAAGATTTCGATGATGAGGAAGGAGAACTTCTTAAAGAGGAAGAtgagcaagaagaagaagtattTGACCAA GTTGGTGAAATATTGGGaactttaattaaaacatttaaGGGTTCCTTCTTGCCTTTCTTCGATGAACTGTCATCATACCTGATGCCGATGTGG GGAAAGGACAAATCGGCTGAAGAGAGAAGGATTGCCATCTGCATCTTTGATGATGTAGCTGAGCAGTGCCGTGACTTAGCTCTGAA GTATTATGATACATATCTTCCATTCCTCTTGGAGGCATGCAATGATGAAAGCTCGGATGTTCGACAG GCTGCTGTATATGGACTCGGAGTGTGTGCCGAGTTTGGAAGTTCTGTGTTTAAACCACTTGTTGGAG AGGCTCTTTCGCGGCTCAATGTAGTTATTAGGCATCCCAATGCTTTGCAGCCCGACAATGTGATGGCATATGATAACGCCGTTTCAGCTCTTGGAAAGATATGTCAGTATCATCGTGATAGCATTGATTCAGCTCAG GTTGTTCCTGCCTGGTTGAATTGTTTACCTATAAAGGGTGATGTTATTGAGGCTAAAGTTGTTCATGACCAGCTTTGCTCAATGGTTGAAAG GTCTGATTTGGAACTTTTGGGGCCCAACAATCAGCATCTCCCTAAAATCGTTTCTGTTTTTGCCGAG GTTCTCTGTACTGGCAAGGATCTTGCCTCCGAGCAAACCGCCAGTCGAATGGTGAACTTGTTGAGGCAGCTACAACAGACGCTGCCTCCATCCACCCTGGCCTCTACGTGGTCGGCCTTGCAGCCCCAACAGCAGCTGGCGTTGCAGACAATTCTGTCATCGTGA
- the LOC125188266 gene encoding transcription factor MYB114-like produces the protein MRRSSSKAVVAGGGKKAETGLKRGPWTAEEDELLRDYIRREGEGGWRTLPKKAGLLRCGKSCRLRWMNYLRPSVKRGRISEDEEDLILRLHRLLGNRWSLIAGRIPGRTDNEIKNYWNTHMSKKLISQGIDPKTHRPFDPNPSIDQNHSLIDNHNPSIINHNHSLKQDGDEDWCNDEDSLSSFLNSLINDEMFSSHHHQQ, from the exons atgaGAAGGTCCTCGTCGAAGGCCGTCGTCGCCGGTGGCGGGAAGAAGGCGGAGACGGGGCTGAAGAGGGGGCCGTGGACGGCGGAGGAGGACGAGCTGCTGAGGGACTACATAAGGAGAGAGGGCGAGGGAGGGTGGCGGACTTTGCCGAAGAAGGCGGGGCTCCTCCGCTGCGGGAAGAGCTGTCGCCTTCGTTGGATGAACTACCTCCGCCCCTCCGTTAAGCGCGGCCGCATCTCCGAAGACGAGGAGGATCTCATCCTCCGCCTCCACCGCCTCCTCGGCAACAG ATGGTCACTAATAGCCGGAAGAATCCCCGGACGGACAGACAACGAGATCAAGAATTACTGGAACACGCATATGAGCAAGAAGCTAATCAGCCAAGGCATTGATCCCAAAACTCACCGACCCTTCGACCCTAATCCCTCCATTGATCAAAACCATTCCCTAATTGACAACCATAATCCCTCCattattaatcataaccatTCACTCAAGCAAGATGGAGATGAAGATTGGTGCAACGACGAAgactctctctcttcattcctGAATTCGTTGATTAATGATGAGATGTTCAGCAGCCACCACCACCAGCAGTga
- the LOC125186273 gene encoding ethylene-responsive transcription factor ERN1-like, with protein sequence MELHFRSSSSTNNNTVYNKPTNRSPTKGKFVGVRQRPSGKWVAEIKNTTQKIRMWLGTFDTPEEAALAYDEAACLLRGSNTRTNFLNTVPCNPALSLKIKNLLNQKRSQNKAIITPPTSDQQRNNNVVASNSSSGSSNSSINQTDGSLVFNPSEDVYKPGFMHFAPQPYGEGAVEDAPFPDFERMKVERQISASLYAMNGISEYWDAINDSNDAFWDIQTLNHMFCPS encoded by the coding sequence ATGGAACTTCACTTCCGTAGCTCATCTTCGACCAACAACAACACGGTGTATAATAAGCCCACGAATAGAAGCCCTACCAAGGGCAAGTTCGTGGGAGTGAGGCAGAGGCCTTCGGGCAAATGGGTAGCGGAGATCAAGAACACGACCCAAAAGATCCGTATGTGGCTAGGCACATTCGACACCCCTGAGGAGGCCGCCCTGGCCTACGACGAGGCTGCCTGCCTCCTCCGTGGCTCAAACACGCGCACCAACTTCTTGAACACCGTCCCCTGCAACCCGGCCCTCTCTTTAAAGATCAAGAACTTGTTGAACCAAAAGAGGAGCCAAAATAAGGCCATTATTACCCCTCCAACTAGTGATCAACAACGCAACAACAACGTCGTTGCTAGTAACAGTAGTAGTGGTAGTAGCAATAGTAGTATCAACCAAACGGATGGATCTCTTGTTTTCAATCCATCCGAGGATGTATATAAGCCCGGTTTCATGCATTTCGCGCCTCAGCCATATGGGGAGGGCGCGGTTGAGGATGCGCCCTTCCCAGATTTCGAAAGAATGAAGGTTGAGAGACAGATTTCAGCATCACTCTATGCCATGAATGGCATAAGTGAATATTGGGATGCCATCAATGACTCAAATGATGCCTTTTGGGATATTCAAACTCTTAACCATATGTTCTGTCCAAGttaa